The Amaranthus tricolor cultivar Red isolate AtriRed21 chromosome 6, ASM2621246v1, whole genome shotgun sequence genome has a segment encoding these proteins:
- the LOC130815411 gene encoding uncharacterized protein LOC130815411 isoform X2 yields the protein MVEKQSLSDDFWGTSTGDLDNPFGLSQRSISSLSTSNVSFHSDLGSASFNSHNDFVNHGLLLWTQLRLQWIGATKSNDAHEAPGPAISLLGSRERFRRPIPLSEMVEFLVDMWEQEGLYD from the exons ATGGTCGAGAAACAAAGCCTATCAGATGACTTTTGGGGCACAAGCACAGGAGACTTGGACAACCCATTTGGTCTATCACAACGAAGCATTTCTTCGCTAAGTACATCAAACGTCAGTTTTCACTCTGATTTAGGATCTGCCAGCTTCAACTCGCATAACGACTTCGTTAACCATG GCCTTCTTCTGTGGACTCAACTACGGCTTCAATGGATTGGAGCTACAAAATCAAATGACGCTCATGAAGCCCCAGGACCAGCAATCAG CTTGCTCGGCTCAAGGGAGAGATTCCGGCGTCCCATACCTTTATCA GAAATGGTAGAGTTCCTGGTTGACATGTGGGAGCAGGAAGGATTGTATGACTGA
- the LOC130815411 gene encoding uncharacterized protein LOC130815411 isoform X1, producing the protein MTIYDSFASWINSFLTCISSCLGRCTKPKRVPSVEDNKGLHCQEQMVEKQSLSDDFWGTSTGDLDNPFGLSQRSISSLSTSNVSFHSDLGSASFNSHNDFVNHGLLLWTQLRLQWIGATKSNDAHEAPGPAISLLGSRERFRRPIPLSEMVEFLVDMWEQEGLYD; encoded by the exons atGACTATCTATGATTCTTTTGCTTCTTGGATCAACAGCTTCCTCACTTGCATAAG TAGCTGTTTGGGACGCTGCACAAAACCAAAGCGCGTACCTTCAGTAGAGGATAATAAGGGACTACATTGCCAGGAACAGATGGTCGAGAAACAAAGCCTATCAGATGACTTTTGGGGCACAAGCACAGGAGACTTGGACAACCCATTTGGTCTATCACAACGAAGCATTTCTTCGCTAAGTACATCAAACGTCAGTTTTCACTCTGATTTAGGATCTGCCAGCTTCAACTCGCATAACGACTTCGTTAACCATG GCCTTCTTCTGTGGACTCAACTACGGCTTCAATGGATTGGAGCTACAAAATCAAATGACGCTCATGAAGCCCCAGGACCAGCAATCAG CTTGCTCGGCTCAAGGGAGAGATTCCGGCGTCCCATACCTTTATCA GAAATGGTAGAGTTCCTGGTTGACATGTGGGAGCAGGAAGGATTGTATGACTGA